In Miscanthus floridulus cultivar M001 chromosome 5, ASM1932011v1, whole genome shotgun sequence, one genomic interval encodes:
- the LOC136454831 gene encoding cysteine-rich receptor-like protein kinase 10: protein MNPKISDFGMSRLFDRGSTQNMSKFYAPVGYSPPEYAYGGKVSAKTDIFSFGILLLEIATDKSNVSFSRTPQMDEFIDYVTQYTANKLNPSRLPPPDYVKDDCFSQFRSCIKTGLKRCRSPPVGVGDEDAGTERGLQGITEITLTDRLLE from the exons ATGAACCCAAAAATTTCAGACTTCGGCATGTCAAGGCTCTTTGACAGGGGTAGCACTCAGAATATGAGCAAATTCTACGCGCCGGT GGGATATAGCCCACCGGAGTATGCCTATGGTGGGAAAGTTTCAGCAAAGACGGATATCTTCAGCTTTGGCATTCTGTTATTGGAGATAGCCACAGACAAATCCAACGTGTCATTTAGTCGGACGCCTCAGATGGATGAGTTTATTGACTATGTCACTCAGTACACG GCAAATAAGCTAAATCCTTCCAGGTTGCCACCTCCGGATTATGTTAAAGATGATTGCTTCTCCCAGTTCAGAAGCTGCATTAAAACTGGTCTGAA GCGGTGCCGATCTCCTCCAGTGGGCGTCGGCGACGAGGACGCCGGCACAGAGCGTGGTCTTCAGGGGATCACCGAGATTACCTTGACTGATAGGCTCTTAGAGTGA